TGTAGTGAGTGGTCGCGGTCGTTTACACAACTTAGAACGCTTACttgaaaaaattttcatGTTGAATAGCTTTTAGAAATAGCTACTAAAAGCTGACACGCAATGTGAATAGTATAACTAGCTTAAAATGTAGCAGAATGCCAACTGCCTCACAATGATTAAGATTCATGAATAGCTTAGTTATTATTTGCTTATTTCAACTCACTCTTTCGAGGCTATAGTGCTGAGACAGCATTAATTCGTAGTTTAAAAGTAACATCGTGACAAAATGTCAACCACAGGGCAAATGCCGGTAATGCAGACCATTATTATAAAAGTAGGAAACGATTTTTGGCCTCTATTATTGGAATTGTAGTGTTCGGAGTTTTTAAGGCTTCTATAGCTTTTGCAAATAACCTTGTTGTATTAATCTTTCTACATCAGTTTGCCTGACGAAGAACTGCGAATCCTTTATCAGATTGAACACCCCATACTCAGTTTGAATCTCACCTGCATCCTTCAATACCCTCACATCAATGAAGACGTCGCTTGGAGGCGAAAGACTGCCAGATAAATCTATATCCACGAGATCGCCTGTTTTCATATCAGATATCAGCTGAGAGTATTCCATTATATATTCCTGTTCTGGATGGGAAAGATTACTACTGCTATGATTTGTACTACCCATAGAGCTGAGCATTTCCATCCCATTATTATCCCAAACTATCGAATCCAATATGTCACTTCTTGTTTTCTCGTAGGCCAGAAGACATCTCTTATTCCTTTCAATACAAAGCATGGTAACAAAATATTGACACTTGAATAGTTTTCCACTTTCAGTTTGCTCTTTTAGATACTCGGCGTTACGCTGTAGATGAGCTACCTCCTTTAATATCGAACGTACCATTTCTTCTTGATACATGGGTAATTGAGCAGGGGAGCTGGAGCTCATGAGCTGCTGCGTTCTTTTGGCTTCCCGAATTAACTTATTACCCAAATCACCATACATATCTCTCTAGTTTAATCGGGTACTCAAAACTGTTGAGTAGTAGTGGCCTTTGTAGGTATTCTAATATTTTCAAACGCGTAAAAACTGATTCTGTTTGTTTGAGTTAACGATAACGAAAGACCTGGAGGCTTGAATGGGCTGGAATCATGCCTAAGCGCGTATATGGCAAGTTCAGGAAGCTGAGCAATGTACTGAATACCGTTTCAGATCATGATATTAAGGATGACAGTTGGTTCAGTGATGATGACGAGAACACGGACAGGCTGATTAGTGACGACACAACAAAAGTCAATGTTACTCCCGAACTAGATCTCCAAGGAAGTGAACCAGGTTTTTCAGAAGCTAAGAGTGGAAGTACTAAATTGGTGTGCGATGATGTGGTTTGGGAGTTCTTGGAGAAACCATCGCCTGTAAGGAAGAGACCACGCAGAATTGCTACAGTGGAAAATGACGATAGCTCAGATACGTTAATGAACCAGGGCTATAAAAAAGCATTAAATACTGTGCGAGATATACTAGGCTCGATAAAACCGTCTCAGGGACTTGTGCTGGATATGGAAGCTTTGAGAGGTGATGTGGATGAGCAGGAGGAGGACACAGGGTGCGTGAAATACGGAAGGACAAGAACTATACTTGTGAAAAAACATGAGTCTtcagatgatgatgaggaagGCTCTGGCAATGGAGctgttgatgaagaagggGACAAAGATGATCCGGAATCAGGCAATATGGTATCACAGCACTTTAATCAGCTGAAGGCGATGGGTGGGAATCTGAAATACCAAAACGACTTAGACTTTATTCTACACGGCGATGCCTCAATTACTCCAGGAAAAAGAAGGACAGAAATGTTGCGTCTTTGCCTTGATATAACAGCTAATGATAAGTTACGCCAACATATAATAAAATATTACCATTACGATGTTTGGAAATGGTGTATTAGAGTTCTAGATCCCAAAGATCTCGTAACGAGTTTTCTACAATGCTTCATCATGGATAAAATTCCGTTACCTACTAATGACAAGACATGGTCAATGGTGTCCATCTCCGAATTTATTTTACAATTGGTAACGGACGCTTTGACGACGCCGAAAATAAAAGGTTCAAGGTTGGTTAAACATAATTATAAAGACTTCTTAGGTGCTATAGAATGTGATACGCCGTCTCAATTCGCAATTCATATATGGGATAAGTATATTCCACCAATGACTGACGATCCAAAAGTGATTCCATTACTGTTACATAGACTAGGCGACCGTGATCCAAAGACTATTTCGCCTTTGCTGTCGCTATTGGAGAGGCATCTTCCTGCAATAGAAAGCACCCAAGATGCTTTTGAAGGCAACTACTCCAAGTTATTTCAGCTATTGATACCATTATGGCCAGACTGGCGTCAGAATGAGTATTATGTAAAGTGCTTCATTAAGTTGACTAACAGTTCTCATTTACTGGCAAAGGTTGAGAATAAAAGCATGCTACTGCAGCAATCGATCTGTTATATAAATGAAAGGCAAAGCACTCTTTGGACTCACACAGACCCGTCCTGCATTGACATTGTGATCCTCCACCTAGGACTGTGCCTCAATCTAATTGTTGAAATCACATCGATAATAACCGACACCGAACTACAAAGCATGAAAAGCATATTCAAGGAGATTTCTCAACGGATAGCAGACGGTCAAATGTCGTTCATGGCGAATTTGTTCCTGCTCATTTTTGCATACAGTGTTCATAAGAAAGACCTGGAACTGAACGCTACAGAGCATAAATATCTTATCTCAAAACTAAAAGCTTTCTCAATGGATGTCAACTCTTACAATGAAAGCATTTTCGAACGCACTAATTACATTCTGGAACAACTTCAATTAACCGAAACAATTAAATAGAGCTAAACCACACAAAAAGTAACTTTTTAAGTCTATGTGCCTCAAAAGTTTAATGGGTTATGGGGCTCTTCTAAATATTTCCCAAGTTTCCGACTCTGAGTTTCTCTTAAATACAATTCGATCATGAAGTCTACAAGGTCTTCCTTGCCAAAACTCAATTTCTAAAGGTATAACCCTTAAACCGCCCCAGTACTCAGGACATGGAATATCCTCAACGCCCTGAAACCTTTTCTCATTCTCATTAACCCTGCTATCCAATTCTGCCCGATTTTCTATACGCTGTGACTGGGGCGACGACCATGCCCCAATCTTCGAGCCACGAACTCTGGTCTTGAAGTAGTGCTCAGAGACATCTCTCGTTACATATTCAGTAAAACCTTCTATCCTTACCTGCCTTTGCAAAGATTTCCAGAAGAAGGTTATAGCTGCATTGGGATTACTATTAATATCGCGAGCCTTCTTTGACGTACTCCAGTTAGAAAAGACTATAAAGCCCCGAGAGTCTAATTCCTTGAACAGAACTACTCTTGAGGATACCCTACCGCTTGGTAATTCTGCTGTAGCAAAGTTGACGGCTTCAGGCATACTCTCTTCAGGGTCATTTTTTGCCTCTTCAAACCACTTAGTGAACTGTTCCAGCGGGTCTTTTGAGATATCTTCCATATGTAAAGCAAACTTGTCATATTGGAATGTTTCAGGCGCAAAGATAATGGGATTATTGGAAGTCATCGATGATTGCGAAGGTACTTAATAAGAATGCAATATCATAATGGTTATTTCTTCCAATGAGTACAAGCTGTAAAAACTCTAAAATAGACATAATTGAGACGTTAGTAATGATGATATCAAATGACCCATCTTTATATAGAAATGGTTTATAAGGACGGCTGCTGCACCCGCTTGATATTAATGGCGGTTTCGAGATACAACACAAGATGCTGAGCAGCATACTAGTCTCCAATTGTACACAAAACCTTAGATGGTTTACCCGCAGCTTTAGATAGTCATTTAGTAACAGTGCTACGACACGGATTTACATAATGGTATAGTCAAGATTAACTTTAATAATAGTGTAATCAATACATAATGGTATTGATTCTAGATTGAAAGTTTTCCAAAAATTGTGTCCTAGAAGAGAACATACAAATCGCGCTTAGTAGTTGCCCCAAGATGAGGTAACTACCTGATAAAGTATTAATCAAGCTGGTAAGCTCAATCTCTCCCCCGGAGATAGAACAGTCTGTAGCCCTTTGTCGGTGAATGGTTTATTCACTACAGGATATGAAAAACCAATAAAAAGTATCCAGTTGAGGTTGCTAACAGGAGAATTACAGTCTTCAGGCCAAGTCACAGAAGGACTTGCAATACATCCGCAGGTTCACCGAGGTCAACCTGTTAGCTTTAAGGATTAACGATGGCCTAGGCTTTTCTCGCAGGCTCTTAACCCGATCTAGCTGGCCAAAAGTTCCAATAGAGTTCCTTTTTATAGACCAAATCCCAATAAGCTGTTAAGGATGCTGAAAATGCCAGAGAACTTCAGATAGGATAAGTAACCCTTAGACTGCCTGCCAACATCTACTTCCAGTGATTACCTCCAGCATTCTAAAATCGCAGAttcagcggtgtggtgtatgggtctttcagcggACTTGCTCACTTAATCAAGAACCTAGCTCAGTAGAGTCTAGGATAACTCTCTCCCTGCAGATGGTGATCCTTAGAGATTAAGCACTTGTTTAAAGTGAACAAGATGCAATTCCGACCTTAGGATTACAGACCTTGCCACGAGAAGGCGTTCTAATGCCTGAATGTAACTTGTAGAGGTGAAAATTCTCTagtaaaaaaaaataacTTAAACTTCCGGGGGCCTCCCGTTCCATAGTGTTCGACGGGTCAATAAAGTACAATACAGACATGCTACCATTGAAATTCAGGTAGACTGTTTCTCTCCATTATCAATTCCCTCCTCTACTGCTTCTTGAGTAGTATTAACATCTATATCTTGTAGGGATGAGTTTAGAGCATCAGTACCGTTGGGAGCGCTACCAGTAACCAAACCATCGTAAAATACTTTCCATAATTCAGATACACTTTCCATCTCCTTTCCAACTGCAATGGAATTTTCAAGCGATATATTGAGCCCATTTAGATTATTTAAGATCGAGTCCATTGTTTCATTGATCTCCCTAATAAGCAGCTCTCGCTGTTCTACAAAATATTTATCTGAAGCAGACACATCTGTACCAGGCGCATCTTTAGGCATTCTAACGAAGTTAAGATTAGCTCTCTCTTTCTGCATCGCCAGGTTGACCTATTGAATGTCCCATTATATCGTTGATATTATGGAGAGCATTTGTTATGATGACGTCACGTACATAGTGACCACATACCAGTGTTTCATGTCGAAGCCGGTTAGCATATAAATGGCGAACTTGAGTCCGTGGCTAGTCTGTTGATGTTTAGAATTCCTTCAATAGTCGTTTAATCGATATAGCTGTGCGCCTGCCCGGTGCGTTAAATTGTTGGTGGTGAAGCCCTAATCGGCGTAACTTTTTATTATGTAACTATGGCctataaaaaaatttaaaTACTAGTTAATACATTGCAGCTACAGTTTACTTTTACTTCAAAATAATAAACATCACCAGTATCATTGGCTGTCTGTCTTTCACCAACAGACGGACGGTCTCTCTAAGCTGGGAGAATGGAATTTCGATACTAATCGAGAAGAATAACTTAAGTTCTGTTGCTCTTGGAAGTATCTACCCAGAGTTACACTAATGTTGTTCATAAATTAATGTATTGTAGCGTAAATATTTGTTTTCTTGCTTATTGAATGTAATGAAAAGGATCAGAAGCGTTTGACTTGTGCTAACTAATTAGTAGATAAATTATACAAAAACAATTACAACCGTTTTCATTATCCGAAACATTATAATGAAGGTAAACCAACTATGCTGAATCACAAACCTTTATTACAGATTAAAAACCAAACTTAACAAATATAATGAAATCCACTCTGCGTTTGTTTGATTGGAGTTAGTAATTACTCACTGACATCATCGTCACCGTAAACCGGCTCAACATCGAAAATTAACTCGTATTTGCGCCATTTCTTCCGTAACTCATCACTAGGGTCATTAAACCTCGACtcattttctttttcaaaCTCATCAACCCACTCCCACGCTGTTTGGAATTCAGAAACGGAATCCAAGTACTCCATTAGTTCGTCATCTTCGTAAACCAAAGGATGATCACTTGTTAGGTGGTTCCAAATTACTAACAAATAAAACTTGAGCGATTTTAAACCACGCAAGAAACCCCTATCTTCAAGTTCTGGGTTCTTTGGACGGATTTTGAAGGTATCTATTGATGTGTCCATATCTTTTTTTGTTACACAGCGTGCGAAGTCTATCAAGTTTAGTTTTACTTTGCACCTTTTGCTGCATGAGTTATTACCGTCGTACATCAACAGTAAAGATGCTCCATACATACGATAAGACTTCAATTGAGCTGCTTCGTTGTGTAATGTATCCAATTGCTTAATCAGAAAGGGTATTTGTTTCAATATGCTTCTGTTGGACATGCCATCGTATAAAAACCTTGCAAGTATACGCACAAATTGCCAGCCTATTTTCACGCGACGACCAAAATACTTGTCTCTTGTAATGTAATAATCTTTGTTCCAAATCTTTAGCCCACAAATGCGAACACCTAATTTACGAGAAGTTGTATTTCTACACTTTTCTCGCTGTGATAATTGTTTTGATCTTTTTGCATCCACGCCATATTGGCGGGTACCCATTTTTAAGTCTAGCACACATGGCTTATTTAATTTCCTAGTCAAATCCTCTAGTAAAATGAACTTAGAAACTACCGTGTGGGACTGTTCTTCATATGAAATAGATTCATGCGCGGTATGCTGTGGCCGTGACTTCGGTGAGTTTGCTACAGATAGCGCAGATGAATCATCGTCTTCTGCAAACAACTCTGATTTGTCCGCACATATTCCTTGCTTAATTTCCCGTAGATCAACCAAAGAGTTACGAGAGTCTTGCCTTTTCTTGCGCGAGGAATGCTGAGCAGCAGACGATGAGGTAGAAGATGATCTTGATTGCTTATTCGCTGGTACGTTCGTTAAACAGTCGCTTGATTGTATCCTAATTTTGCCGCCGTTATCATTTGGATTACTGCTATGACGCATATGATGGATTATTTGGCGAAATTGAGAGCGACCGGTATGTTGCAAATTTTGCTGAGACTTAGAAGCTACCGTTGGTTGACCGAAGACCTCTTCGATGACTAATTCTTTCAATCTAGTGTTAACAAGCGTAGATCCTGTTTCATTAGGTGCAAGCAGGGGCAAATTTCCACTCCCACGTGCCTTGGTCAATAAATTGCTTCCACTGTTATGTCTCGAGTTGAGCAATGAATCTTCGCTTGGTACTGAAGAAGGCGAATGGGAATACCTACACCACAGGGAATCTGGAATGATATGCTTATTATCATCAAGGCATACTTCCGGTAACGGTGTTTCTTCCACAATTTGCGGAGATGAAATTTGCTCAATAGGATCGATCTCAGGCGATAGAACTCTATCCAAATGGTTATGTCGCAAAGTTTCATCAATCGCTTCTGGACTAGCAATCGTATTGTATAACTTAGTCTTCTTTGCTGACAAGTGATTTAAAAATTCTTCTTTTGAATTAAAGTGCTGTCTTACATTCAAGACACCAATATAACGAGGCATAAACTGTAGTAGACCAGGATGCTTTAGTTCTATTGTTTCATACCAACTATTCTCCCGGTTCACAAGGGCTTTACAAACAGCGCGTTCGCTGAATCGAAATATCGCTGTGTGCCCACCAACATTATCGGTAAATGGCTGTAACTCTACTTTTAGAGGAAATTCTTGAGTTTCATCAGAGGATAAAGCGttatcttcatcttcagagTCCACAACTGCGGAATAATTAGACTGTGATGCAAGTGAGATATCAGTAGGTACACCCTCAGTAGCCTCGGACTGCACTGACTGCTGCGATTGAGGAAGCAGAGATTCCGAATGCAACGAATGAAGTGCAGAAAGTTGTTCATCTTTCAGCTTGTGCGGATAATAAATGGCCGAAGATATCGGCTTCGAAACCGATTCTCTAAACACCAAAGGAGTCGGCTCGTCATCCGTATAAAGTTCTAAATCTTGTTGCTCAACTGACTCCACAGGATAACCCGTACCAGGTTTGCAGATTCGAACATCACCTACTTCCTCACACTCCGCTAGTAGTGCTAGCTCATTTTCAcgcttcttctttttcttcttcttcttcaacagtTCCTCCGCATTCGATTTCTCCTCCCCATCAGACCCATCAGACTGCTTCTTACCTGTTATTCCATCAATCGGGGGTGAATTATCAAAAATACCCAAAAATGTGCTCGCCTTCCTCCCATGTAAAACTCTATGACCTTGAACTTCATCAGTAGATTCAGCAAGCCCATTATGCTCCTTCCCAGCAACTACAGTATCCCGTACTGTTTCCTGCTGCTCTTTAAAATTCATGATATATGATCACCCAATTTAGTTTTATAATTCTAATAAATGAATGCTTTTATGCTATGCCAATCCTGTCAGCACTAATGCTCCCACAACAAAGTCACACACAAAGGAAATAATAGCCGAGTCAATTTACAACGAACATATACTTCTCAAAACTACTCGATGTAAACCGCTAATTCCTCTCCTATCCGTCACTGACGTGCTTGACCCCTTCTCAGGAAATAAGCTATGCATAAATACAGACGTTTTATGGCTTATCATTCATATATGATTGATAACTTATGGCATCTTGTTGACGTTGGTCATTTTTCTGAAGCCCATTCCACGGgaaaaagaaaagaaaacGTACGACAAGCATGAAAGAACATGAACACAGGACGTAACTACGTAATATTAGCCCGGGTTTACTCGATCCTCGGCATGTAGTACCAGTGCCGCCATTGCGATGGTATGCGGGTGACCTAGGTCTTTATaagcagcaacagcagcatTTGTAGCCGAGACGGAGAACTTTGCGACCATGTCACGTGATTAATGCGAAAAAGTAGCGGTATAGACGTACTCCGGGATGATTAATGGCGCGTGGATCGTCATGTAGAGAAACGTGGGTGGGATCAGCAAGTACGGAGCTGCAATGCAAAATTTGAGGGTTGCGTACTAGGTAACAGTACCGATCAGGTGATCGCCCAGGGGCCACGTGTAGCGTTGACGTTTCGATACCACCATAACAAGCTCGCGTGGCGTAATGGCAACGCGTCTGACTTCTAATCAGAAGATTGTGGGTTCGACCCCCACCGTGAGTGGTTTATTTTTTGCAGAGATTTTGCAAATTTCAACGATCAAACGGCCATGGCACGTGACCACAAGCCAATCAGCGAGCGATATTTGGAGGAACCTGTGCACCGCACTATGTGTCCTTCGAGGAAAGCTTCACGCCCATAATACCGAGGTTTTCAATGTAACGTCCTTTATGAATACTGCTGGAAGAAGAGATCGAGGCTATTCACGAAACCAAGGATTTGCATATAATGTTTGCTAGTGTTAGGGGTGCATCCATTGCCACTGTGCGTGGGCTGCAGAGAAACTATGCCACTTTGAGAGAAATTGAAACAAGGTTGAAGTCTATTAAGAACATTGAAAAGATTACCAAAACAATGAAGGTTGTTGCTTCTACCAGATTGTCAAAGGCTGATAGGGCTAAGCAAACTGCCAGAAAGTACTCCGAAGCGGACACTGATTTTTACAAGCATGCTGCTACTACTTTCGATGCTGCTCAGGAGAAAAGTTTGATTATTGCAATCACCTCTGATAAAGGTTTGTGTGGTTCTATTCACTCTCAATTGGCCAAGAGCGTCAGAGCGCAATTAGCAAAGACCCCTGAAGCCGATCTTATTACCATTGGTGACAAGGTTAAGAACCAACTTCTCAGATCAAATCCACAGAACTTGAAGATGTCTTTCAATGGTATTGGTAAGGAAGCTCCAAACTTTGAAGAGTCTGCATTGATTGCAGACAAAATCTTGCAATTCGGTGCTGGAAAATACTCCAAGGTCACGGTTTTCTACAACCGTCCAATTTCTTCTTTGTCCTTTGAGCCTTCCCAAAAGACTGTATACAATCCTCAAGCCATTGAGAGCTCTCCTTCTATCTCTAAGTATGAAATTGATGGTGATGCAGGTGTTTCTCAAGACTTGTTTGAATTCACTTTGGCTAACCAGATCTTGTCTGCTATGGCCGATGGTTATTCCGCTGAAATCTCTGCCAGAAGAAATGCGATGGATAACGCTTCCAAGAACGCTGGTGAGATGATTAACAAGAACTCCATTCTATACAACAGAACCAGACAAGCTGTCATCACCAACGAATTGGTAGATATCATTACTGGTGCATCATCCTTGGACTGAGAATGAAGCGCTTTACCTGCCTTCAAATTTTCCAATTCATTTCATGTGTCCATTTGGCGCAGTATCTAACGAATTTTCCACTTCACACACATAAAATCGTACCTTAGACTAGCGCAGAAAAGTGGATGTGCGAGAGGGTTCACCTGCGCTGCCTGATAAAGTATATAACACATGTTTCAGACTATCTACTATATACTTAATGATCTACATTCTTTGTTAAGATGTGATGTTTTTTCCTTTACTGTGTACCTAGTTTTAGCATTGTGTGGGAGCTTGACAAAGTTGAAACAAAACTAATACCAACATGAATAGTTCATGTTCAGTGTTCGTTTCGTAACTTCAACTCATGAAGGACCACTAAATGTATAAATATGCAGCTAGAAAACCTCTAGCTGTACCCCTTGTGGCTTCCATGTAGAAGTAACAGCTATTACTACTCAACGTCAGATATAAAATGTTTGGAATAACGTTTTTCGTTTTAAAAAGAATGCCAAGGGTCTTCACCCTGATGTTCAGTTTTATAACTGTCTTTCTAACCGTCTTCCTGCTGCTTGGATGCCATGACCCTGCACAACACTCCACATATGTCACAAGGTATCAGTTTAATAAGGCATCACCTTTATATCCGGTGATCCAAAACTCATTCGCTGCAGACAATGCAACTAAAGGATTAGAGAAAGTAAGAGTCTATGTGGGGTATCTTGGAGTATGTGTGAGAGACATACCGCCCGCATATTCGTCAGAATCTATTGCGTGTTTTGGTCGAAAGAACTTCACCTCATCGCCCCTTTACGACGCCTTAAACATCAAGGTCTTCAATATTCCATCCGCTAAGAGTGAGGACTCTAAAAACACTCAATTGAACATGTTAGAATTAGCACATATTCAAGTCGCCGACGTAATGCAACCATATTTGCTTAGCGCATGTACTATACTTACCCTACTCATGTTTTTTATGATCGTGTACGTCCTCATCCCAATGCTCCCTAGTAAGCGCGTTTTCCACATTGGACTTGTTGCAATTACTCCAGTACTCGTCATTCTATTCTCAGCTAGCTCAATTTGGACCCACGTTGCTAGCACGTCTGCTAAGCGATTAATTCCACAGGCCAGTATGGACATTATTGCCATATCGAAGGGAAAAAAGGCCTCATCTATGACATGGCTGTCTTGCATACTCATTATATTAAATTGCATAATACTTTGGGCTGTATATATTAAAGATAGAAGGAATGAGGACGATGAACCTCCTCAGAGGGCTGAGTACAATAAGTATTCTCGCAATGACTATGGGAGATATCCAAGCGACGGCTCTACGATCGAATCTAAGCGCTAAATGACAGTAAGTCACAAGAAGACATACTAGCAAGATTAATAAAGACTTTACGGAGGTCCAGTGACCCAATATTCATCCCATTATACGCATTTATTATAATTATATGATTTTATGCTATCGTTAAAAATTACTTAAGTCATGTTCGCGTTTGCAACTTCATAGATTTAGAAACTTTCTATTATTTACGTCCCCCTCAAAATAATAAACACAACACCAACGATTAACAAGTGAGCTGGTAGTATTGATAAGGACGAAATGGGAAGTGAGGTTCCTGGAAAGTTATTTTATGTGCGCTCGTTTATTATTCGCGGTGCTGCACTATTACGGCAGTTAGTTGTGTTAGTTTTTTCTGCAACGCTTACTCCCCTGATATATTTGTTCGATATATTGGATCAAAAGCACAGAATTAGAGATGATTGGTACATTATAAAGTATTTTCTATGTCAGGTGTTAATTTATCTATGGCAATTAACTAATGGCAAGTTCCAAAATTGGTACCTATTTGAGAAGCAGGCATTTAAATATGGTCAATACCCGTGCATTAGTTATACGAGGCCCTTGGCAACGAAAGGTGAGTTTAAAGTGGAAATGTATACATACAGGGAGACATATGACATAGTTTTAAAACTCTCTAATGTACTTTTTAATGATTATGGTGTACGGCCAGGGGATCACATTGCATTGGATTATACAAATAAGCCTATGTTTATTTTTCTATGGCTTGCCTTATGGAATTTGGGAGCTACTCCAGCTTTCATCAATTATAACCAGCTAGGACAACCATTGGTTCACTCTATTAAGATTACAAATGTCAAGCAGGTTTTCATTGATCCTCAGGCCAGTGGTCCAATAAAGAAGACTGAAGATGATATTAAGAAGGAGGTTCCAGAGATTCAGTTGCATTACATAGACGAAGACAGTTTACTAAAATTAATAACAAGTGAGAAGACTCCTACTTTACGAATGGAAAACAAATTGAGATCGCCAACCGGGTTGAGCGACTTTGACGCAGCAATGCTAATTTATACATCTGGCACGACTGGCTTACCTAAATCTGCGATCATTTCATGGAGAAAGGCTTCTATAGGATGTACATTGTTCGGCCATATAATGAGAATTAAACCAAACAGTGTGGTACTCACAGCGATGCCATTATATCATTCAACAGCTGCACTCCTTGGTGCATGTGCCGCGATATCTCAAGGTGGGTGTGTTGCCATTTCGAACAAATTTTCTGTGAGCACATTCTGGAAGGAAGCTTATTTAACAAAGACCACGCATATACAGTATGTTGGGGAAGTTTGCAGATATTTATTGAATTCCCCTAAGTCTGAATATGAAGATAAACACCGCGTTAAAGTTGCATATGGTAACGGATTACGCCCTGGGATATGGATGGAGTTTAAGCGCAGGTTCAATATTGATGTGATAGGGGAGTTTTATGCTTCTACAGAAGCACCTTTTGCAACAACTTCATTCCAGCGTGGCGATTTCGGTGTTGGAGCTTGCAGGAACTATGGTACTATTATAAATTGGTTTTTGGCGTGTGAACAAACTTTAGTTAAGATGGATGCCGAAGATGATTCCGTTGTATATAGGGATCCAAATGGTTTATGTAAAATGGCTGATGTTGACCAACCTGGTGAATTATTGATGAGGATATTTATGTCTAAAAAGCCAGAAACCTCGTTCCAAGGCTATCTAGGTAACAAGAAAGCTACTGAGTCTAAGGTTTTGCGCAATGTTTTCCGCAAGGGCGATGCATGGTATAGGTCTGGGGACCTTTTGAAAGCGGACAAAGACGGATTATGGTATTTTGTTGATAGATTAGGAGACTCATTTAGATGGAAGTCCGAAAATGTGTCCGCTACAGAAGTTGAAAATCAAATCCTAAAGTTTAGCAAGGACGTGTTTGAATGTGTTATTGTTTTGGGTATGAAAATACCGCAGCATGAGGGAAAAGCAGGTTTCGCAGTTATTCAGTTAAAGGATGACTTTCAATCCATCAATCGCGTAGAATTGCTTAATGAGCTATTAGAGCACTTGAACAACGCGCTACCAAAGTACGCTTTGCCAATATTTGTGAAGTTTGTCCCCCATATTGAGACTACTCACAACCACAAGCTTCCTAAGAAAGAGTATAAGAACCAGAAATTCCCGTCTGGGGAATCAGGGGATGAGACCATATATTGGTTAAAAGAGTACAAAGAATATAAGGTTTTGGAGCAGAGCGACTGGGATCTAA
This window of the Eremothecium sinecaudum strain ATCC 58844 chromosome VII, complete sequence genome carries:
- the FAT1 gene encoding long-chain fatty acid transporter FAT1 (Syntenic homolog of Ashbya gossypii ACL174W; Syntenic homolog of Saccharomyces cerevisiae YBR041W (FAT1)) produces the protein MGSEVPGKLFYVRSFIIRGAALLRQLVVLVFSATLTPLIYLFDILDQKHRIRDDWYIIKYFLCQVLIYLWQLTNGKFQNWYLFEKQAFKYGQYPCISYTRPLATKGEFKVEMYTYRETYDIVLKLSNVLFNDYGVRPGDHIALDYTNKPMFIFLWLALWNLGATPAFINYNQLGQPLVHSIKITNVKQVFIDPQASGPIKKTEDDIKKEVPEIQLHYIDEDSLLKLITSEKTPTLRMENKLRSPTGLSDFDAAMLIYTSGTTGLPKSAIISWRKASIGCTLFGHIMRIKPNSVVLTAMPLYHSTAALLGACAAISQGGCVAISNKFSVSTFWKEAYLTKTTHIQYVGEVCRYLLNSPKSEYEDKHRVKVAYGNGLRPGIWMEFKRRFNIDVIGEFYASTEAPFATTSFQRGDFGVGACRNYGTIINWFLACEQTLVKMDAEDDSVVYRDPNGLCKMADVDQPGELLMRIFMSKKPETSFQGYLGNKKATESKVLRNVFRKGDAWYRSGDLLKADKDGLWYFVDRLGDSFRWKSENVSATEVENQILKFSKDVFECVIVLGMKIPQHEGKAGFAVIQLKDDFQSINRVELLNELLEHLNNALPKYALPIFVKFVPHIETTHNHKLPKKEYKNQKFPSGESGDETIYWLKEYKEYKVLEQSDWDLITSGKMRL